Below is a window of Tolypothrix bouteillei VB521301 DNA.
GTAGCGCGGGAGAGTGTGGACTGCGGATAGTGTCCAGAGTACTCATTACCTGAATGTCTTTGTATCGCTCAAACATTCCTCGGTCTAACTTGTCTGTCATTTGGTAGGCTAATTCTGCTAGCGATCTACCAACGTCGAATCTTACCTGTTCGCTAGCGTAATGTCCGACAATGAGACTGGCTAAAATTGTCAGTACAAAAGCAATGCTGCTAATTGTCAATCCCAAGCGGGTTTTCAGGCTGCAGTGGGGATTTAACTTAGCACTTAAGCGATGGGACAAACTAATAATACTCACCACTATACAACGCTTCTACCTCCACAGACCAATTCAAAATTTCAGCAAGTCATGTATCTTCTTAGTTTATCTACTCTTTTTTTAAGTACAAGTGCCTAATTTGTCTAGAGTGAAAAAGATAAAACTGATGCCAAAAAGGCATAAACTTTTTTGTGGTAAAGCTGACAAAAGAGGTTGCTGTGGCTAAATTTCTATTCGTAACCGATCTAGACAATACCTTTGTAGGGGATGATAATGCTTTGGCTGAGTTGAAGGAGCTTTTACAAAACCACCGCAAGCAATACGGTACAAAGATAGTCTATGCCACAGGGCGATCGCCAGTTCTGTATAAGGAACTCAAAGAAGAAAAGAATCTTTTGGAACCAGATGGTTTAGTGTTAGCTGTCGGAACAGAAATCTACCTTAATGGTGATGATACACCCGATCCGGAGTGGTCGAAGCATTTATCTTCCGGATGGAACCGCGACCTTATAGTATCTGTGACTGACAATTTTCCGGCTTTAGTTCCCCAACCAGACTCAGAACAACGCCCTTTTAAGGTCAGTTTTTTCCTTCAAGATGAAGAAGCAAGAAAAATTATACCACAACTTGAGTCAGAGTTTAAAAAATGTGGTTTAATAATCAAATTAATTTACAGCAGTGGTATAGACTTGGACATTGTCCCTCCTCACAGCGATAAAGGTCAGGCAGTACAATTTCTCCGCCAAAAGTGGAACTTTGTACCGGAGCGCTCTGTTGTTTGTGGTGATTCGGGAAATGATATTGCTTTATTCGCGGCTGGCAAAGAACGGGGAATTATTGTTGGCAATGCTCGTCGAGAGCTACTTCAATGGCACAATGAGAATCCCGTTGACTATCATTACCTAGCACAAAGCTTTTGTGCGGGTGGCATTCTAGAAGGATTGAAATACTTTGGATTCTTATGATTAGTTACCTCAAAGGAATTGTTGCTGCTATCCAAAACACAGGAGCTCATCGTCATATCCTGACTCTTGAAGTCAATGGTATGGGGTATGATTTGCAAGTTCCATCGAGACTGGCAAAGCAATTGCCAGAAATTGGTGGTGAAGTGCAAATTTTTACCCACTACCAAATTCGGGAAGAAGTTCCTATGCTCTATGGCTTTGGTTCGCCAGGAGAACGAGACGTGTTTCGGCATTTATTGGGTGTAAGTGGTGTGGGGGCGGCTTTAGCGATCGCACTTCTCGACACCCTGGAATTACCCGATCTCGTTCAAGCAATTATCACAGCGAATGTTCAAATTTTGATCCAAGCTCCTGGAGTTGGTAAGAAAACTGCCGAACGATTGTGTTTGGAACTCAAAAACAAGTTGATAGAGTGGCGCAAGTCCGCCGGCTTTTTTGTCGCCACAGGCGGTCCTGCGCCTGGAATTTTGGACGAAGTGCAAATGACTCTATTGGCTTTGGGTTACACTGCTAGTGAAGTCAGCCATGCCTTACACGTGGTAAGCGAAAATATTGGGTTGCCAAAAGACGCTTTTGTGGAAGATTGGATCAAACAAGCGATCGCCCACTTAAGTAGCGAGTACAGTCAGTAAGTTCCAAACCGATCGTGTACTTTATATTAAGCTGTTCTGCTGATAGGTTGCATAATTTGGACGGGCGAGGACGCCCATTCTACAAGAATCAGATTGATGCACGACTATGTAAATAAGAGCACAACAGCTTAAACCTCTTCACAGAGTGCTTTTACCAATGGACTCGATTTTTCTTCGGAATCCATTTGTAATGCTTCAGGACGAATTGAGGGATCGCCTGCAATAATGGTGTAATGCACGTTAGGATCTGGATTCGTGGCGATGCTTGTCCCCAGCATCACTCAGTATTAAACGATAAAAACATACTATATTTGTATCTATGATTACTGGTCAAAATTTTCAAGTGATTAAAAATGCAGTTTCATCGAATGAAGTAGGAGAATTAGTGATAGGAGAAGTTATTAAAGGAAAAGTATATCGAGTTTTAATTAATGATGCAGGACAAATTTTGCTAGATCCCATAGATTTAGAAAGTATTCCCGATAATCAACGATGGCTGTGGCAAAATTCAGAAGCGATGGCTATGGTACAACGGGGTTTGCAACAAGTAGCTTCTGGAGAAGTTCATGACTTAGGTTCTTTTGCCCAGTATGCAGACTTGGAGATTGATGATTAAATGCAATTCAGGCTGCAATACTCAACTGAAGCCAGGGATACTTTAGCTAATTTGGAGAAAACCGACTCCAAAAAATATCGAAAAGTCTTAAAAACACTGGCGCTCCTGGAAACTAATCTCCGTCATCCTGGTTTGCAAACTCACAAATTTGATGGTTTATCTGGACCTAACGGTGAAGAAGTATTTGAAGCATATGTGGAAAATAAAACATCAGCCGCGTTTCGAGTGTTTTGGTACTACGGTCTAGGTCAGGGAGTGATAACAATATTGGCAATTACTCCTCATCCTTAATCCTATGAAGTAAACCTAGCATAGTACATTTAAGGTAAAGCTTACAGGAGGCAGAGCCTCACGGTAAGGCATTCCCAAGCGGAGCCACCGGAT
It encodes the following:
- a CDS encoding sucrose-phosphate phosphatase, with amino-acid sequence MAKFLFVTDLDNTFVGDDNALAELKELLQNHRKQYGTKIVYATGRSPVLYKELKEEKNLLEPDGLVLAVGTEIYLNGDDTPDPEWSKHLSSGWNRDLIVSVTDNFPALVPQPDSEQRPFKVSFFLQDEEARKIIPQLESEFKKCGLIIKLIYSSGIDLDIVPPHSDKGQAVQFLRQKWNFVPERSVVCGDSGNDIALFAAGKERGIIVGNARRELLQWHNENPVDYHYLAQSFCAGGILEGLKYFGFL
- the ruvA gene encoding Holliday junction branch migration protein RuvA, whose translation is MISYLKGIVAAIQNTGAHRHILTLEVNGMGYDLQVPSRLAKQLPEIGGEVQIFTHYQIREEVPMLYGFGSPGERDVFRHLLGVSGVGAALAIALLDTLELPDLVQAIITANVQILIQAPGVGKKTAERLCLELKNKLIEWRKSAGFFVATGGPAPGILDEVQMTLLALGYTASEVSHALHVVSENIGLPKDAFVEDWIKQAIAHLSSEYSQ